In Nitrospirota bacterium, the DNA window CGAGGGGTATCAGGCAGTTTTCAGAAACTAATGGAGACATTAGGGGCACTCGCTCCGCTTCTCTCTGAGTATCCTAATTTCGAGCTTGGAATAAACACTGTCTTTTGCAGTGCAAACGAAGATGATATGGATGAGCTCATCTCTTTTGTAATGGGTCTTGAGCCTATAAAAACACACACAATCTCCCTGATAAGAGGGAATGTAAAGGACAATGCCTATAAGGCAGTGGATATCGAGAAATACCTCAGGGCATCTATGAGGTTGGAGGAAAACCTGAAAAACAAGAAATCCCCTATATATAGGTTCCATGGCTCAAGAGTTAAATCGGCACAGGATATCCTTCAGAGAAGGCTCATATACAGAACCGTTACAGAGGACAGCCAGATAATCCCCTGCTATGCAGGAAGGCTTAATGTCACCATGACAGAGGAAGGAGAGGTATTTCCCTGTGAGGAATTCGATTATAAAATAGGAAATATAAGAGACTCTAACTATGACATAAAAACCCTTCTTAAATCCCCTGAGGCAAAAAAAATCATCTCTGATATCTCGAAAAACAAATGTCATTGCTCGCATGAATGCTATATGATGACGAATATCCTTTTTAATCTAAGAAAATACCCTGAGCTTCTTAAGGAATATCTTCAGGTTTAGGTCTCTTCTTAGGCTGAGGACCGTGCCCTTTCCATAGATGAAAGAGGCTTTTAAAGGCTTTGACGGCTATCTTAAGGTCATTCATATTTCTCATTTCAAGGAGTCTCTTAAGGATAAACGATGGTCTTGAATAGAACTTTTTGAAGGCTATTTGTCTCAACCTGATAATCTCCTGTTTTGTCATTGTAAAGGGGACAAATGCCGCACCCTGATATGTAAAGTCCGTTAGGTCATTTGAGAGGGTGCCGTATTTTTCGAGGTTATCGTAAAGGTATGAGCCTGGGAAAGGGGTTATTGCATGGAAGTTTGCCATATCAGGGTTAAGCTTGATTGCAAACTCAATGGTTTTCAAGCCTTCCTCGAATGTCTCACCGGGGATGCCAAACATAAACGGAGTGCTGACTTTAAGTCCAACATCCTTTGCAAAACTCACAGCTTGCTTAATCTGCTCTATGGTTGTTCCTTTTCTTATGGCGTTTAGGTTTTTCTGTATACCGCTTTCAGCTCCAAAAAGCACTGCCCAACAGCCTGCATCCTTGAATGCCCTTAGAAGGGGCTTGTCAGCCTGATTCACACACAGAGAGGCAAACCATGTGAAGTCAAGCCTTCTTAAGCGTATCTCCTCTGCTATCTCCATTGCCCTTCCTCTGTCTCCTGCAAAGGTATCATCGAGGAATTTTATTTCCCTATATCCCTGCTTAAGGCATAGCTCTATCTCATCCATAACATTTCCAACACCTCGGTAGCGGATTCCCGTGTTTCGCTCTTTATCTATCTGAAAACAGAATATACACCTTCTGTTACAGCCCCTTGAGGTAATCATTACTGCAACCGGTCTTCTCCTATATGTAGCAGGTGGCGGGATGTAGAGGTTTGTATCTCCAAGAAGCTCTCTTTTTGGAAACGGAATCGAATCGAGGTTTCCGATAAGCGGTCTATCGGGGTTCACCTGAACTTTAGTATTACTCTTAAATGCAATACCCTGAACGCCTTCGAGGCTCCTGCCCTGCTCAAGCCTATTAAGCATTTCTACAAGGGTAAGCTCTCCCTCGCCTGTAACAACTGCATCTATGTCCAAGGAGAGGCATTGCTCCCTTTTTGCTATTGGATAAGGACCACCAACTGCAATAAAGATATTCCTGTTAATCTTCTTAATGTCTTTGGCTGTACTCAAAGCCTTTAGCCAGCCAAATGCAGTTGAGTAAAGACCAACGAATTCGGGCTTATAATCCTCTACCTCTTTGAGTATCTCTTCATGGCTTCTAAATGCCCCATTAAGGAACCTGACCTCATGTCCTTCTTTGATGAGGCATGAGGCTACATAGAGGGTTCCCAATGGTTGCCAGTAGTTTATCTGTGACTGAACTGTTTTTGAGGAAAATATCTCCTCGGGTCGCCACGAAGGTATAATAAGAGCGCACCTCATAGGGAAGCGGCTTCTATACCGGATTCGATGGCATGGTCCATGTTGTAATATCTAAACAGTCCGCCTCTTCCTATTATGTGAAGGTTTTTGAATCCATCGAGGTAGCTTATTATATTTTTCACATGCATGTCATAGCCGACCTCAAACAAAGGGTAAGCCTTTGGCACCCTTATCACAAGGCTATCAAAAACCTCTTCCTTTTTGATAAGACCGAGAGCATCGAGGTGTCTGACTGTAAGGTCTGTTAGCTCATTATCTTTTAAACTCCATACACTGTCATTTTTAAAGCAGAAAAATTCTATTACAAGAAGTGTCTTGTCTTCGGGTGCCATATAGGGGCTCCAGTTTTTCGGCTCATGGAGCCTTCCAAATGGAATCTTAGCCTCAGGTATATATATCCATGTCTGGTCAGTAACCCTTTGCCTGTTTACCATGACTGCCACTATCACGAGGTCCCTGTAATTAAGGCTCGATGCCGAATGAAGGACATCAGAGGGAGGCTCGGGATGTAATATCTTCACAAGACTGCTAAGGGGAATCGAGGATATAAACCTTTCTCCATCGACTGTGTAAGTTCGGTCACAGTTTTTTGCCTCCATGCTTACTATTTTAAAATCTTTATGTATTAATCTTCTGACAGTGGTTTCGGTATGAACAGGGTTGTTTTTCGTTATCTCTTCTTTGAGTCTTTCCGAAATCCTTCCAATTCCAAGACAAGGATAAAGGAATCTGTCTGCAAGTGTTGGTATCTTCTTACCACTGAATTTAAAGAAAGCGTTTTTAATTGCCGCTCCTAATGAGAGCCCCTGAATTCTTTTAGCCACCCAGTCCTGACTTATCATTCGACAGTCTATGCCCCAGACCTTTTCGCTATATTCCTTGAAATAGAGATTAAACATGGTTTTTCCGAAATTACTTATAACCCAATCTTCGAGCGAGATACAGTTGGGTTTATTTATCAGGGCAGTGAGTTTCTCTTTGCCGTAATCGAGGATTATCTTTGTTGTTACGGACAGACCTAAACCTGAAATACTATTCAGGGGCTTAAGGGGATAGTCAAAATAGTTTTCTCTAAGGTATATCTTGCTTTTCCTTGAAACGGAAAGCAACTCATCCTTCATGAGGTCTTTGACAAAGGTTTCTATTTTTTTATTTTTTGTAAAGAACCTGTGTCCTCCAAGGTCAAAACGGAAATCTCCACTAACGATTGTCCTTGAAAGCCCTCCGACAGATGAATCTGCCTCAAAGACCAAGACCCTTTTTCCTGCCTTTGTTAGGGCATATCCAGCGGAAAGTCCTGCAAGCCCTCCGCCTAAAACAATGGTAGTTTCCAAATACTTCCTCCCCAAAACCTTTTAGGGTCAATAGCCCTTTTCAGAGCCATTGACCCTAAAAACCTGCTACCTCCTAAGAAGTCAACCCCTGAATTATCTAACAACCAGCACAGGGACTTCAGAATTGTTTACAACCTCTCTACTTACACTACCCATAAAGCGATGAGTAACTCTTTTTCCTCTTGAGCCAATTATTATCATGTCAACATCTTCTTTTTTAGCGGTCTTCAGGATTTCCTCGGCAGGATGCCCTGTTTTGATAACAGGCTTTATGTTAGAGACACCGTTTCTCTCGAGGGTCTTCGTGTAAACATCCAATATCCTGTCTGCCTTTTCATCCAGTTTGTTTTTATACTCCGTGCCTTCCAGCACATCTTTTAAGGTTTCCATCTCTGCAGCACCGAGCATCTCATCTATCAGGGACCTGCCCTCGAATTTCTCCACATACAAAAGTAAAACAGTCTCTGGATTCATGCACTTACAGAGCTTACTCCCAGCAGAAACCGCAGATTTTGAGCCCTTGGTGTCATCCACTGCAATTAATATCTTTTTCATATTTCACCTTCTCCTTAAAGGGTCACACTGACCCTCAACGATAACTCAGGGGTCAATGACCTCGATATAAGGCTTATTTTCCGTATCCACCTGCTGCTCCGCCTCCTCCATATCCACCTGCTGCTCCGCCTCCTCCATATCCACCTGCTGCTCCGCCTCCTCCATATCCACCTGCTGCTCCGCCTCCTCCGTATCCACCTGCTGCTCCGCCTCCTCCGTATCCACCTGCTGCTCCTTCAACGCCTGCTGGTTTCTCGGTGTGTCCTGTCTGACTATAAATAGTCAGCACCCCTAAGATTCCCACAATGGCGATGATAATTACTACCAGAGGTGTTTTCATATTAGCCTCCTCCTAAAATTGTTAACTACCTTATCCCTTTTTGATTTTATAATAGAATTTTCCGCCTTCCTGCCTTTTGTCAACAACCTCATTGCCGACCTGCTCGCACATTTGCGTTATTGTTTCAGCAGATGAGGGATTGTCGAATATCACCTCAACAACCTCGCCTTCTTTCATTTTCTCGAGGGATTTTTTCGTGTAAATCTGAGGGTGTGGACAAACAAAGCCACAGACATCCAGCATATAAGTTCCCTCACCTGTTTTTTCGAATTTCACTGCCATAGCAAAATCCTCCTTTTTATTTTTATATTCAGAAAGCCTCCATCTCTTTAGCCATCTTTTTTTCAGTCCACCAGTTAAAGAACTTCACTCCAATGAATGCGCCTCCAACCATGCCTGCACCATAAAGCCATCCACTTGGGTCTCCGCCTGCAACCCTTATAAAGAATGCTCCGATATTACAGCCCAGAGCAGGTCTTGAGCCCATGCCCATCAACATTCCACCAAGAAAACCCCAAACCCATAGCTCGCCCTTAGGCAGTTTAAACTTGAATTCGTTGTTTAGCCGTGCCATTACCATTGCGCCAAATATAATGCCCAAGGACATCCAGAGTGCTGGGTTACGCCATAGCTCGGGAAGTCCGTTGTTTATCCCGAAAAACACATTGTCCCTCATGTTCCAGCCCAATTTATGGAGAAACCATGCCCCAAACTGTGCCTCCTGAGAAGTTATATACCAGTAGCCAGGGTCAAAGACAGTGCCTTTTATCGAGACATCCGCAGTATGTCCCATTCTTGTAAGAAGCTCTCCAAAATTCTGGACACCGAATTTCAACTGCATTCCCTTCATAACAAATATATGGAGCCCTGCAACAATACCAACAAGGATTCCCATAATGGTCGTTCTCTTCGATGCAGTTATCATATTCCAGATTCCAGAAAGCTCAGCACCAAACCCGGTTGTTCCGCCTTTCTCCTTAGCCCTTTTCTTCATAAAGCCCTTCCTTGAATAGACCGCATAGATTACGATAAGCAGAATCGCCGCAGGAATAAGGGCATTCAGAAGGGAATCTCCGATATAGTATTTTAGGGCACCTGGAAATGCATCGGATATTACTTTTGTATGGGATAATTGAACAGTAGGCTGGTCCCACACATAGCCTGTAAGGTATTTGTCAAATGACGAGGTTACCTTATCAACAGGAAGCCCTTTTGCCATAGATGAATCGAGCCACTTCTGTGGGATAAGGAAATCGAACCAATTGACATCCACGAATATTGCCTGGCCGAATGATAGTCCGGCAACTGCAACGAGAAGCGATGTGCCATTGCCCTCGCCAATTTTATAAAGAGACCCAGATGCGCACCCACCGGCTAAAACCATTCCAACACCAAATGTCAGCCCTGCTATGAGTGTGTGAATCCCGAATGGAGCTGGATGAAATGTGCTCATGTTGGTTGTAGAAAGAGTCGCCTGAATAAGGCTGAAAAACACAAGTGCAACCATGATTCCAACTGCCATTCTCGGAACCCCTGCCGCAAACAAATCCCTCGAGGCAGAGGCAAAGCAAAATCGTCCATACTGAAGCATCATGCCATAAGCAAATCCAAACCACATGTAGGCAACAAGATACATGTAGAAGACATTTGCTTTGTAATAGAGAACGCTGATGAGGACTAAAATGGCTGTGATTATGAAAGCCCAAACAACATTCTTTTTCTCAGCACTGTTATTTGCTCCCACTTTCTTTTCCTCCTCCTTGATTTATTGATTCAAACCATTAAGGTTCTCTGATATTTTGTGAAAGGAATGATTTTTTATAGAAATAACGCAGTTCTTTCCTCCCTTCTTTCTAATAATGGTAAAAATACAAGCGCCGTTATGATTTTAACTACCTCCCCATCCTCTAAAGACATTAATATAAAAGCAAAAAAGCAATCGAAATGTCAAGCCCCCTGCCCTGTCCAGATAGTGTGTTTGATATTAATGATAAACCACAGACATCACAGTATCGATCTCTTCTTTTTCTACGGCACCGATAGTGTTTTTAATCAGTCACCGAGGCTATAGAGTCTTCTATGATATTAAGCATTTCTCTCAGGTTCTCAAGGCTTATGCTAAGAGGTGGCATGATGACAATAACATTTCCCAAAGGCCTTATGAGCACACCTTTTTCCCTTGAACTCCATGCAACCTTCCATCCGATTTTTTCTTCGATGGCATAAGGCTCTTTTGTCCCTTTATCCTTAACAAGCTCTACGCCTGCCATCAGACCCTTTCCCCTTGCATCTCCCACATGCTTAAACAATGAGATGCTTTTAAGCCATCCTTCAAGCACTTCTATCTTGGGCTTGAGGTTTTTTATTGTCTTTTCTTTTTCAAAAACCTCAAGGCATGCTAAGGCAACTGCACATGCAATGGGATTACCTGTATATGAATGTCCATGAAAGAATGTCTTAAGCTCCTTATACTCGCCAAGAAAGGCATTGAATATCTTCTCAGTTGCCACAGTAACTGCAAGCGGAAGATATCCACCTGTTATGCCCTTTGAAAGGCATATAATATCAGGGCTGACCCTTTCATTCTCGCATGCAAAGAATTTTCCTGTCCTTCCAAAGCCTGTAGCGACCTCATCTGCAAGCATCAGAACTTTGTATTTTGTGCATAGCTTTTTTACACCCTTTAGATACCCATGTGGTAAGACGATTATACCACCTGCTGACTGAACCATGGGCTCAATAATCAAGCCTGCTATGTTTTTTGAGTGTCTTTTAAGGATTTCCTCCATTGCCTTAAGGCATCTTAACTTACATCCAGGATATGCAAGCTCAAATTCACATCTATAGCAATAAGGAGAAGTCGCCTTAAATGTCTTAAATAAAAGTGGCTTAAATTCCTCGTGGAATATATCTATGCCTCCTACACTCACTGCTCCAAGTGTGTCACCATGGTATGCGTTTTTAAGAGATAGGAAGGAGTGTTTTCCACGAATACCCTTATGCTTCCAGTATTGAAATGCCATCTTCAGTGCCACTTCTATTGCGGTTGAGCCATTATCTGAGTAAAAGACCTTACTCAGTCCTGTGCCCAATCCTGCATCTACAACCCTTATAAGCCTTTCTGCCAGTTTAATTGCAGGCACATTGCTTAGACCTAAAAGGGTAGTGTGAGCTATTTTTTCAACCTGTTCTTTTATGGCATCATTGAGTTCTTTTTTCCTGTGTCCATGGATATTGACCCATAAAGAGGAGACCCCATCAAGATACCATCTGCCATAAATGTCCTTAAGGAAACAGTCCCTTCCTTCGGAGATGATTATAGGGGTTTCGGAAAGCCAGTCTTTCATCTGGGTAAATGGATGCCAGATGTATTTTTTATCTGCCTCTTCTAAGTGTCTGTTGTCTTTTAGGATGCCCATGTTTTTCTAAGTAAGTTTGAGGGATTTTATTAACATACAGGCTGATTAGGGCATCAGCCTGTACGCTATGGCAATTAGCGGAGCAGACTACCTTTAATGGGTTCAAAAACATGCTCAACTTTATATCGGGCGACTTTTCTCCTTTTCATCGCTTCTTTTTCTTTGACAGGCATGTCTTTGTCTATGAAATCAAGCTCTGCACCGTCCACAATAGTATCTGCAATATTCGGATGTTCAATTAACTGCCTTATAAAATCAAATGTCATGCCGATATTTCTTTCTGCATACTCTTTCTTTGTCATTATCTCATCCCCTTCTTAAATTTTTCCTTATACCATTCCCACCTGTCTTTTATGTCCTGCTCAGCATATGTTAAGGCATCGCTAAGGTTCTGTATAGAAATTGGCTGTTTAATTTCTGCTCCTTTTGGGCTTAATATGTCACGATGGAAAAACCCGTGAGAGCAATCATACCTAACAATGGCATACCATTTATCCTTAATCCTTGATTCGTACTGGACAACGACATCTACCACTTTGCCTTTTTCTATATTGATTTTTACCCTTAATCTATCATCTCCGCCCGGGATTAGTTCTTTTGTGAATTCTTTCTTCCCCACAGGATTCCTTATGTTAGTTTGCGTTTTGCTTATTGTTGACTTTGATTATAGCATAACTGCATTCCTGTGGAAACAGGAATCCAGTCCTCTGTCATTGCGATACAGGGGCAATTGCCTGTGACTATGAGGGTAAGGGGGGCTGGAAGAAGGTTGGGAGAGTATTGTGTGGCAATCAGCAAAAGTGCTTGACAAGGAGTATACATATGTGATATTTTCATCCCACATGAGGTTGTAATGGGGGATGGATGTTAAGCATAGCTCTTAAGAGATTGGCTCGGAATTTGCCACTCACTCACTCACTCACTCACTCACTCACTTTTAAGTCTCTATAAGAATTTAGCAGTTGAAAAAAGGCGTCCTGAATTTTTCAGGGCGCCTTTTTTGTTTGAGGTGGAACTATGCTAAGACCTGCACGGGTTATATTTATTAGCATACTTCTTTATCTAATCTGCTTGCTGGGAGTTGCAAATGCAGGACAGACACCCAATTTTTTTGCTAGTCCCAACATACTGGGTGCTTCACTAATCGCTCCGCGTGCTATAGTTGATGACATGAGAGGAAAAAGGCTTAAAGTGGAACTTTCTCCAGCATATTGGTCAACAGGTTTTGATGGTGGAAGTGCGGATGGATATGGAGGCTCTATTGCCCTAAAATATGAATTTAGTCCTCGCTGGGGCGTATCTCTTTTAGGTGGTTACGGCTCTTCAAATGAATTCTCAAGTTCAAAAAGATTTTTCGGCGAGCCGAATGTGCCTGCCTCTACTAAATACAGGCTTGATTATAGCTCAGTTGTGGCGTTTGCACTGACTCATGACTTTTTTTCAAAACCAGGGGGGTTTAGGCTTCCAATTTCAATTGGTGTTGCATCTGGAGGAGGAAAGGTTTCAGGGGAGGAAAAATCCACCGGTTACACTGTAATTATTGACTGTGAAACTCCCCCTGTGCTTAGCTTTTTTGTTGGGCTCACTGCATCATTTAATATAAAAGATCTTCGTTTTATTTCATCACTAATGGTTGTTGGGAGTGGAGATAACGAAATTACATGGAGGCACTCTGATGGAAGAGTTGAGACTAAATCATTTGACCCATCCTTTCCCAGCATAGTTTCTGGCTCTATAAATTATGCACCGTTTAATCTTTCGTACAACTTTCAGCGCAGTGCTAATGTAGAAGACCTTACAATACATTCTCTTACTTGGAGAATACCTCTTACGAATTGAAAAATGGGACTAATATTCATGGACATGCTTTTTGTGCCCTTAAAAGGACAATAGACAATAAAATAGGGGGAATAGGGGCTTGTTCATGCTCCCCAATCCGCTAACTTTTAGAATACCCTGAATAAAATTCCCCTCTCCACCCCCACTGCCCCTTCGGCAGGGCTGTTGCAATATAACCAGCCCCTTTATCTATAAATCCGCACCCCTGGTATTTGCTCAAAGTGCTTATCAAGGGTAAAGATAGCGAGGTTATGTTCAAGGGCAATAGCTGATATAAGGACATCAGAGAAAGGAAGATTTAGTCCCTTTTTCTTTAAAGAGGCAGAAAGCTCACCTGCCTTTTGCCATAGGGGTTTTGACATCTCTACATATTGCAGATTTGACAATGTCTCCAATACCTTGGATTTTTCAGATCCTGATTTTACACCCTGCATGAGCTCAAAAAGGACTATACCACATACCCACACCGAATTCTCTAAGATAAGAGTCTCGAGTTTATCCCCTGTTTTTGACTGTAGCTTAAAAAACTCAATCCAGATACTGGTATCTGCAATTACCCCATCACTTGCTCCGTTCAAGCAATTTCTCCCTGTTTTTCTGGGCTTTCATTTCAAGCATTTCTTCTTTTTCCCAGTTGTAGTCAATCTTCACCTTGCCCCTCATGGCAAGCAATTCCTTAATTTTTTTCTGTCTGATAAATTCCTGCATGGCAGTTGTAATAGCCTTGGTTTTAGACTTTTCGCCTGAAATTTTCTGCACCTCGGACATGAGCTTATCAGGTATGTTTAAGGTAGCACGCATTTTTAGCACCCCCTTTATATGCTTTATTGTATGCATAATGGAGTGCTATGTCAAGCAGTTTTCACAGTCCTCCACACACAGGACATTCCGGGTCTTTGTATGCCCTATAATTTTTGAATTCTACTTTATTTCCATTCCAGACCATGAGCTTTCCTTTAAGATTCTCGCCTATACCTGTAAGGTATTTTATGACCTCAAGTGCCTGAAGCGAGCCTATAACACCGGGTGTTGCGCCAACAACAGGGAATGTCTCTGAAGGCGGTGCTTCAGGGTATATACATTTTAGGCATGGTGTTTCAGGCGGAGATATGAAACTCAGCCTTTCTTCCATTCCCCAGATGCTTCCAAAGACAAGCGGAATGCCTTTTTTTATTCCTACATCATTCAGTACATACCGAGTTGGAAAATTATCCATGCAGTCAACGATAATATCCGCCTCTCCAACAAGGTCGGCAATGTTTTCAGCCACAATCTTATCTGTAAATGCAGTTACATTTATATCAGGGTTTAGCTCTTTAAGTGTTTCCCTTGCGGATATTGCCTTATTTACACCGATGCGGTTGTGGTTGTGTAGAATCTGTCTGTTTAGATTGCTCCAGTCAGGTGCATCATAATCGCATATCCTTATATTGCCAATGCCAGCTACTGCAAGGTATATGGATGTAGGAGAGCCAAGCCCACCTGCACCTGCAATGAATACAGTTGATTTCTTGAGTTTCTTCTGGGTCTCCTCACCCCAGTCCTGCATGAGCATTTGACGGTTATATCGCTTAAGCTCTTCTTTTGAAAACATAAAATCCTTTCTTGTATTTTGATTGACTTTCCCTAAAGCTCTTTTTAGTAAGGGGTTTCCGCTTTTGTTCGCATTTTTCAGTTCACCCTTAACTGCCCTCAATCCCCTATGCGCGGGGTCCAACCGAGACGTTTCTTAACTGCAGCATATACATCTTTCCTGTGCCCTACTTTTAATACCCATACCTCTGTCCCCTCTACCCTGTAGATGACCCTGTATTGCCCAACCCGTAGTTTCCAGAACCCTCTGAGCCCTCTGGACAGGCGTTTTCCATATTTCATAGGCTCTGCTCCAAGCCGGTTCTCCATGGCTGATAAAATAGTCTCTTGTATGTTCTGGTTTAAGGGCTTAAGGTCTTCATAGAGATCAGGGTGAAAAAGTACTGCGAAGCCCATCAGTCCCTTTTTGTCAGCTTTCGTTTAAGTTCGCCGGCTGTTAATGCCCTTTTCCTGTCAAATGTCCTCAGCCTCTCCTCTGCAATCTCTGCCCAGTATTCGTCCTCATGAAGCTCTATGGCTTCTTTCAGAAGGTCCCTTGCTTTTAATGAAAGAGAGACCCCGTCACCACTTGCCATGTTTTTCAGCTCCTCGTAGAGCTTAGGCTCTAAAACTATATTGACCCTCGGGTTGCTTGTGGGCATTTTTCACCTCCTGTCAAAGTGTATCATATATGATGAACTGTTTACAAGCAGGTCGTATGCAATTTTTCGTAGGGATGTGTCTTTCATAAAAATCCATTGATGCCCAGCTTAATCATTTCATTCTTAATCCAGTTTTTGGCGTCTTTTTCGCTTTTTTCAATTGCCATTTCAACGCCTTGCTTGGCGATGTCAAGAAGACGCTTTGATTGTAACCGATTAGAAAACGACACATCTACTTTTTCGGAGATTTCTTTTTGAACTGCCCTATCTTACCCACCCCCTTTTCCCCTGTCACAGAATACCTACTCTCTCAACTGGCCGTTTCCGAGCACGATGAACTTAGTGCATGTAAGCTCTTCAAGACCCATTGGACCTCGGGCATGTATTTTATCGGTAGATATTCCTATCTCAGCTCCAAGGCCAAACTGATAGCCATCATTAAGTCTTGTAGAGGCATTAACAAACACGGCAGAGGAATCCACCTCTTTTAGAAACCTCATTGCCCTTTCGTAATTCATCGTAACTATTGCATCAGAGTGTGCAGAGCCATATTTCGCAATATGTAGTATTGCATCATCCATGCTTTTGACTATCCTTACATTCAGTATGAGGTCAAGATACTCCTTGTAGTAGTCCTCC includes these proteins:
- a CDS encoding antitoxin, RHH family protein, translated to MPTSNPRVNIVLEPKLYEELKNMASGDGVSLSLKARDLLKEAIELHEDEYWAEIAEERLRTFDRKRALTAGELKRKLTKRD
- a CDS encoding type II toxin-antitoxin system RelE/ParE family toxin, whose amino-acid sequence is MGFAVLFHPDLYEDLKPLNQNIQETILSAMENRLGAEPMKYGKRLSRGLRGFWKLRVGQYRVIYRVEGTEVWVLKVGHRKDVYAAVKKRLGWTPRIGD